CCAGCCCTCAGTCCGGCTTCAGCCTGGATTGTAAGTGacccttattttctttaaaacccGTCAGGTGACCTTGTTGTTTATTACAATAATGGTGGTCTTAATTTCAGCCAGTGGAGGACTGGGAGTCTGGCAATGTGACTGCATCAGAGGGAGAGTCTGGTCAGTGTGTTTGTCATGTTTATCTGCCAGAGACCACCTTCCCGGCCAACCGGGTTCAGCACATGCAACAAGTCAGCAAGGATCTGATCCTGGAAGTGGGCATTCAAACGGACAAGGTGCAGTGAGACCTATTTAGATTGCATTTGAATGATCATAAGCCAATAATGAATGCTGAttcctgtttctgctgtttcAGATTGAGGGCTATGATGGTAAGCTGAACGTCTACCTAAAGGAACTGGCAGAGCTGAGTTTCCGAGTGGCCATGCTGGAGAGCAGCGCCGACAATTACATCAAGCTGGACTTTGAGCTGCTCAGGATCGAGCTCAGAGAGTTCGAGGCTCTGGTGTCACAACTTAAAGACTCCCTCAACTCCTCCTCACCCATGTTTGACAGCCTGTACAATGAGGTGAAGGAGATATTTTCTGTAGTACTCAGAAGTAATGAAGTGTTAGATTCTCTTAATCTGAAGTATGTGGTCAATGCCAGATCCACAACATGACCCTCATTGTGAACCAACTTGAGACTTATGACAAGAGCAACCTGATGGTGATCCGCGTTGAGTTTGCCAAGCTGCAGAAGAAGCTGGAGGAGTGCCAGCAGGAGCAGGATTACATCGAGCCAGATATCGGTaaaaaaaaccatcaaaaaGAAGACAGTGAATGgttaaaaagcctttttgtGCTGACTGATGCcaacatttctcttttctttccagGCAACTGCAATCACACTGGAATCTTGAGCATCAGCAAACCATTGGTGGTCCAGCTGAATGCTCATTTGAGCTCAAGTTACTACTATGGCGGCTGGGGGAAAGACTCCAAACCCATTCGAGGTCATGAGTCGATGTACTGGTACGGTGCTTACAGCACTCCCCATGTTTACGAGGTCTTTTTCTACTCTGACTATGAGAAGCTGCTCCTGAGGTctgcatttagaaaatacaccttttcaAGTGGTTGGATCAGTATTGGTAACAATTACATTGTTCATGGTAACACCATGTACTACCAAACTCACCATCCTTTTAGCATTGGCAAATTAAATCTGACCAGCTCTGCCAAAAGCTACATAGTGGTCCCATCTGCCAGTGAAAAGTTCTCGTACAGCTACTCAGAGAATCAGAACCTGGATTTAGCTGCTGATGAAacaggattgtgggtaatgtatgCCTCAGAAGAGAGCAAAGGTAAAATAGTGCTTGCTAAAATCAACGAGAAATCATTTGGTATTGAGGATGAGATGAGCACCAGTGTGTTCAAACAGCTGGCTGGGAACGCTTTCATGGCCTGTGGAGTCATGTATGTCACCAGGTCAGTGGACCTGACCACAGAGGAGATCTTCTACTCCTTCGACAGCAGGACCAAGGAGGAGAAACACCTGAGCATCCGCTTCCCCAAGTTCCAGGAGAAATACTTCAACCTGGACTACAATCCCACAGACCAGAAGCTCTACATGTACAACAACGGCTACTACGTGTCCTACAATGTGAGGTTCAACAAAGAATAAGCCCTCTTCATCCATATGTGATCAGTCAATCATGATTAATAGGACTGATCTGTGTTGACTCACCCTGTCTCTTCATAAATTTACTCACTGTAACCATATCACTTTCATTTtctcagtaaaatcaaactgaagCATTCCAAGACATGTCTTCTGGTCTTTGCCTTCAATGCATATTTCCCACTCCATCATAGCTGTCCTATTGAATGTCAAggtaaataaaaagaagaattgAAAACTGATGTATTATGTATTGTGTTTCATCCAAAAAGACTAATGAAGTTTGTGCAATGGAAAAACACTATCAATAATTActgaatgttaaaaaataaaagtccaattAACAGCATGTCTTCTGGCTGAAATTAATACGCTATCAAGCACATTTTATCTTCATCATATCTGAAGTGGACTACGAAATGAGACATGCACTAAATCTGAAAGAGGTGCTTTGATAGAAGATTAAACAGGATATCAAACAAAATGAATTATTGACAATGGGTGGGGGGGTGCCATTGCTGGAGTCCATGTGAAACACACACATTGCCCACAACAGCGCCAACAGAAAAGGGTTATCTAACATGTTTGCATAAAAATGGAGTCTAAATGGTATTATCAtccaatcaatcagtcaatcagtgtTTTTATAGCAGTAGTTTCTAACCAATGTTATCTCAAGATACTCTACAAAGAGGGAAGGTGTTGACTGTACTCTGTTATATTGTTCATATGTATCTAACATTAAGCACTAAGCAACCATTAGTAAAGTTACAGtggctgaagaagaagaagaaaatgcagGGAGTAAGGGGAAGAAGctaaaagagaggagaggaggtgcCAAAAAAGATAAgagagaaatgcagaaaaaaaaacaagcaaaacaacaacagtgaaTAAAATAGATTAAGGCTGTTCTGTCCTTGGCTTTATTCACACTcaaaaaattggaataaaaaatgtaaggaCTATCACTAGAATCCTACAATCCTCTTCAggtggttaaaattgctctcaTTGCAGTAAAATCAAAAATCtgttaactgaacatttaatcgtGCTCCGGACACAGACTGTcctgtgacatgagagcttgtttggtgcagcactgaaagTCATCCAAAATTACCTAGAGAGATGGGACAGTTCTAACCTTGccaagcagatggatacacccgtttctgtttctcactggcgaatccatctcgcaaagctcccgtctaaactgtttgggcccagttagaaagtgacaggaccaatcagcgtcgaggggcagtactttcgggcgcagcagaATCGTAACATAAGCAAGcaggatgctgctaaagtgccagttttattagaacgtGACAACATTTctatgttaaaagaaaaacaaagagcagcattgagttgttttctttttaaaaacaacaaaagttgtctactgacatgtctatagtcgccatggtttgtggCGTTACGCAGTGCTCTATCAGCTCAgcagtggctacgtcacgtgttttgttgctctgattggcccgtaaagatgtgacagacagaacgttcatccagtcgccttctgaattttttttcaaaggctctgccctttcccaaacgctttgtatAAATGGTTTCACATCCATCCGGCGTGCCAAGTTTGCACAGTTCATGGCGCATAAAAGACTgccagggggattcagatagtacaCTAACTCACAGAGGAACGACTGTAGGGGCTCATTCAAGTTACAAAATCCGGGTTCTATTtagcagaagtgcttggaactctgacCAGGCTTATCGGTCACGGGATTATATGCTGTGACCAATAACTCTCCGCTATGAATCTCTCTCTCCCTACTCGctgggctctgtatagttaacgAAGCCCattgatcccaggtcaggtgaaataaccccggtgtcagatcagatatcatATAAATCTGtagctattttacagcctaaaaacaatacaaataaTTTTACCAGAGGGGACCAGCATCATGAAGACCTGATTAAGGCAATAAAGTCATTTTTGTCAATAAATGACTTAGCCATTATTTTTAGGAAGGTTACAATTTTCAGGTAAAGCACTTAAACTGGTGGGATTACCAGCAATGTGAGCTTGAATATCACTGGCGTTT
This genomic window from Cheilinus undulatus linkage group 18, ASM1832078v1, whole genome shotgun sequence contains:
- the LOC121525779 gene encoding olfactomedin-4-like, whose translation is MLLFLLLLLLPALSPASAWIPVEDWESGNVTASEGESGQCVCHVYLPETTFPANRVQHMQQVSKDLILEVGIQTDKIEGYDGKLNVYLKELAELSFRVAMLESSADNYIKLDFELLRIELREFEALVSQLKDSLNSSSPMFDSLYNEIHNMTLIVNQLETYDKSNLMVIRVEFAKLQKKLEECQQEQDYIEPDIGNCNHTGILSISKPLVVQLNAHLSSSYYYGGWGKDSKPIRGHESMYWYGAYSTPHVYEVFFYSDYEKLLLRSAFRKYTFSSGWISIGNNYIVHGNTMYYQTHHPFSIGKLNLTSSAKSYIVVPSASEKFSYSYSENQNLDLAADETGLWVMYASEESKGKIVLAKINEKSFGIEDEMSTSVFKQLAGNAFMACGVMYVTRSVDLTTEEIFYSFDSRTKEEKHLSIRFPKFQEKYFNLDYNPTDQKLYMYNNGYYVSYNVRFNKE